Genomic DNA from Setaria italica strain Yugu1 chromosome V, Setaria_italica_v2.0, whole genome shotgun sequence:
ATAGATAGATAAAGGTATTTTTACCCCAACTTTGCGGAATGCCTCTGCAACTTGGTGAAGCTTACTTTTGTAGATTTCAGCTACTTTCGCTACCTGATCACCTAGGTATCTGTCGCTTGTCCCGGAAAATGATTCAGTACATGGTTTGGCTTGGTATCCCACTGAACACACAAATAAAAGTATTAATTTTCCAGTAAATACAATATTTATTTTAGTGTATCTATAGTATTCAAAGAGAGCGTTGGCCAGTATTATGATCTTACTATTGCAAATTCAAAGTAAATATATTTTCTTCTAAACAATTGTACATATCACGAAGGACACACTAAATACCCATTTGGAGATAGTCCATGACAGATATTCTACCATGAAATTCCATGTTAGATCACATGGATGCTAGAAAAACAGAAAGGCTATCATACTGGTGTACAGTTCAATGTACTAGGATTCTAAGTCGATGACAGATATTCTACCATTGAAATTCCATGTTAGATCACAGGGATGCTAGAAAAACAGAAAGGCTATCATACTGGTGTACGCTCAATGTACTAGGATTCTAAGCTTGAAATGAGAAATGGTGACTCTAACAGTGGCCAATGAAACTAAATATTCTAAATGCATCATGGATTTTAGAATTCTGTTAAACAAGCacacctgttttttttttgttttcttttatttatttcatcACTTGTTGCCCTTCATTGTGTCATGTCACAATCACGACACCATATGTGAAGCATATGTCTTATGTCATGTAGACTACTCTATTCCATTTTtctccaaggaaaaaaaaactactctaCTCCATTGGTGATTCTCAGAGTACAGTGCTGTCCTCGACTGTGGATGCCAATGAACAGCATTATCAATTATCTACCAGAGGTGAAAATCTTGAACCAAAGAACCAAAAGACAATAGGCAACCCACCGCACAGGCAGCACAGCTTGCCACGCTATCATCTACGAGCCATGTATGCTTGCAATCTCATTTTACAAATGCAGACTTTCCTATCTAGCTCCACAACTTTTTTATAACATTTTTTCACAATGCAGACTTTTTTATAACATTTTTTCTCAATGCAGAAATGGCAAATTCTAAAAGGGAAAAGTAACACTTGGATGGAGGCCTGAGGCAAATCAACTACCACTATGACATTTCTATTTTTGTAAATGACAGCTAAAACTAAGACTTGATTGGTCTGAGTCAAGTCGTAAAAGTAGGGGGTGGGCATCCCAGAGATGATCCTTACTCGGATGGGTGATGGAGTGGAGCACGCCGAGTACGAGCAGCGAATCCCCAGCGCGGAGTATGTCACCTCGGTCGACCAACCCCCTGAGCGCCGTCTTGATCTCGTCATCCCGGTGGTCCCGCGTGGCGTCCAGCGCCACCACGAccatctgcggcggcggcagcggcgacgacaGCGCCTTGGAAGGCGTCATGGCCCCGCCCTGAGGGGTGGCATaggccgccgacgacgacgcggggGTGACCTGGTCGTCCCCTGCGCCGATGATGGACGACATCGACATGGGCGAGCCTAGCGGGGTACTGAAAGgactcctccaccgccgccgccgcttctgccgatgcgagcccctcctgctgccgccgcagccATCGCGGCCGCCCGGGAGAGCGGTTATGAAGGCCTCGAGCCGGCTACGGGCCGCGGAGTATATTCGGGAGATTGCAGCGTACATTCGATCCCTGCCGCCGGCGTGGGGGGCATCTCGAAGGCACCGTGGCGGAATATATCGCCGGCTCCCATCGCCATTGGTGGAGGtaccgaggcggaggcggcgaaccGCGGAAGCTTGCGGTTGTCGCGGCGCGCCGTGGGCTGTaccgccggcggtggcagcgagAAGGCCGAGGGCATTTCCGCCCAAAAGGAAAGCGGAGGGCAAACGGTTTGCGAACTCGTTCCAATATATGTAGTTACACTTTGATTCCTTAAAAAATGATTCCTCCAAAAGTGGTGAGAATGAGATTGAGCAATGAGATTCTTTCaggtgaaaaaaaagagagagaggagcgaTAGCAGTGCCTTGGCGGCTAATCCTATGCAGGTTTCTCTCCATGTCCACAATCGAAGCAACTGAGCAAGGAAATTTGCTGAATCTTTTACAAAGTTTGGCAAGATTTCAAACTCTCATTTGAATTTTGTCCAAATACATTAGCTGTGGAAGATTGACAGGGTGCCACTGAAGACTTGCCATTTCTTCCATTCTCCAAGAGATGTGTACTGCCGCTGGGCCTGAATcgagcttgtttttttttttcattaggCCAACGACAGTTAAAATTTGAGCGGAAGATCCATAAAATCGCATGCATTTTGAAGACTGGAACTCGTCAGTCTCATGCGAGGCAATGCGTATCCAGCTCTGGAAGAGTCGCTAAAGATATCTTCGTTGTGCGTTTCGCCCGTTTCGACATTTTGATTGGGACCTTTCTCCAGTCAGGGGTTCTTGTTATATCCTTTATTCTAGAACAGTCTGAATTTATCTTTGACATATGAATGAGGTCATTGATGAAACAGAATCAGCTGCATTATTTGGCATGATCAACATCCTTCTGTATTGTTCAGAAGAAAATATACGGTCATTGCATAAAGCACCCATGCATTCGCAAGGTTCAAAGCATTTGCTCTTTGCAATCTGTGTTCAAATGTCCATGTACAAGTAAATCGGTCAAAAGGGAATTGGTGCAATAGAGTAGCAGCATTCAAATAAGCAGtggccaacttttttttttggcagattACGAGCGTCTTCAGtacatcaaagaaagaaaaagattaAGCGTCTTCTGTCAGCCTGGTTGAGAAGGAATATAAAAGGAGAGATCCAAAGACAGCCTGGTTGAGAAGGAATATTCGCAAATTTCACATCCAAAATCCAAATTCGTCAACAGCCACATGGCGCGCTGTATAAAAGCTAAAGCCAAATAACACAGATGGATGAACCCCTCTCATAATGTGGCATCTCATTACAAAACAATGGAAACAATAAAAGGAGAACTAGTAATTCCCAAATACACGACATATATATCTGGAAAAAGCAAAATGAAGAAACTGACgaaaggggagggagggaaaggATACAAAGAAGTGCAACAACATCACCATTGATAATGGGGAATTCTATTTTGCGCTTCAATAGAGAGCTCACAGCACTGAATTCGCTTTTGATTACAACATCAGTTTGTAAAATGTGGGATGAACAGTTGAGACAAATCCTGGATGTTCTCATTTTCTACCTCAATAAGACGGACAACCTGTTCACAAGAAGAGAAAGACATATTGTGATTATAAACTTATTACTGCTATCACATATGTTGAATTTACCAAACCAACCTCTCCCATAGAAGGCCGTTGCTCTGGATTTGTCCTGACACAAAGATAGGCAGCTTTGGCTAGATGATACAACCCATATGAATCATGTGTATCTTTGACGCGGTCATCTACCAGTATGTTGAGTGCAAGGGTCTCAACCAACGGCTCTGCCTGAAAAAAAATTCCAGGTGATGCTGATGTGTTTGCAACCTTGTAAGCAGATTGACAAAAATAGTAAGCATAATTCATATTCACTAGAAGGAATACCCATTGCAATATATGTGTGCACCATCGTCCATGTTCCTCAAGCACCTTACGACCAGATATCAGCTGGAAAAGAAGAATTCCAAAGGCAAAAACATCCGTTTTGACAGAAGCTATGCCATGTTCAGCATGCTCAGGAGCCAAGTATCTGATAGAgacatgataaaaaaatttcttGCATTGTCAGAAAAACAGGTCATCATAAAATTGAGTGATGAGCTGATAACGTTGCGAGAATTAGATATTGTGCAGACCCTGAAGGCCCCAGAATCATTGTCTCGCTGGAAACCTTGCAAGCCTTCCATTTTGCAAAACCAAAGTCCCCAAGCTGTGAAAGATAGGACCTATACCATCAGAATGCAGAAGGCCTTTGCATGTTTACATGTACGACAGTATTAGTAAGTAGGGAGGTCTAGTACTCTCCAGCTTACCATAGGTACAAAGTCATGTGTCAGCAGTACATTGCTTGGTTGCAAATCCAGATGAATGATTGGACCGGCACGGCACTCCTCATGTAGGAAGCGCATGCCTTTTGCTATACCTATGGCACTTGCATGCCTCTTGTTCCACTCTAGTAAGTTTGCGGACTGATCTGTTTCACCAAGTAACAAGAGCAAACCAATTAATCTGTAACATCTTCACAATAAGTATTGAATATGCATATCAACCGAACAACGCACCAAATAAGTGCCACTCCAGGGAATTGTTGCATATATACTCATACACCAAAATGTTATGGGTCTCCTCGCAGCAATAGCCAAGCAGCCCAACAATATTTCGGTGCCGGGCAAATCTGAATACTTGCATTTCAGTAAAGAACTCAGTATAGCCCTCAAAACTTGCTTCTTTCCGCAGCTTGGCTGCGATGAGCTGACCACCGTTGAGCTGGCCCTTGTACACATGTCCAAAACCACCCTCACCCAGCAAGTTCTCTTTTGAGAAATCAGAAGTTGCAGTTTGAATCTCCGAGAACGGGAATTACGTGTATTCATTGATGTAAATAGCTGATTTTAGCCCGCAGCCCATGCACAAAACTGGCCTTTCTGGTGTATCGTATTGTGAGGTCATGTTTGCTTCAATGCATTCCCCTGTAAAGATCGCAAGAACACAAGCAGAGGATGGCCCATGTAACATTCACCTATTGGGAGGTACCAGCAAAGTTGCAGCTATATTTTAACTTAGTGAAGGAATCCACCGTACATAAATTCCCTAAggcttcattttgaaggaattggaatctacttaatggagcAGGCTATTTATCTTGAAATGTGGCGTTCCACCACTTtgcaaagtttagatataagcatatcttaaattcatgcagtgggagatggaaattgattctgtagatcctcatgctatgtttctaatgtgcaaattatagcacgctcttcgactcgcttcctgtagcagaagtgcagcacgTAAATATCTCTCCTATATGAagaacaataatatacaaatatattccacattcAACTATATtagtgtctaaattatgatattagcttaattaatttgtgtataAATTATGATTATCTGGAATTCAAttcaaggatccaaacgggggCCTAAGGAATCTATGTTCGCTAAGCACTACAGGGCAGAAACACATTCCAGCAATGCTTGCATCTCCGATTTCCGAAATGCACGTATCTGCTCGATTGCTCCACCCAACAAAGAAAAGAATCAAGAATGCATACCGGTGTCTGCTAGGCCGCCTTGGGGGGAGGCCTGGCCGTCCCCCGCGCCAATGTTGCAGCACGATGGTATGGACATGCTGGTGGTGCTGTTCCTGttaccccgccgccgctgccgccacgggCCCCTGCTCCCATCGTGGCTGCCGGGGAGCGAGGCTATGAAGGCCTCGAGACGGCAGTATATCCGGGAGTGCTGGGGGCATCTCGGAGGCTCCGGGAAAGGATACACCGCTCGCTCCCATCGCCAATGACTTGGACCTGATGGGAGGACCtagacggtggcggcgcggaaGCTTCCGGTCGGATTGCCGGCGGAGGCAGCGAGAAAGGCGGCGGGCAACAAAGCTGGGTTGCCGCGTAATTACCTCTCACATTCCCGTCTCGTCGGCGGGCAACAAAGGCCCACGGAGACGGGAAGGACGGAGCGAGCcgcgaacaagaaagagagggagcGGGCGCTTGGGCCTCCTGGAAGCTACTAAGCCCATGTGTGCGAAATTATTTGGGCTGGATTCGGGATCGGCCCAGCtgactcaaaaaaaaaagctgctgCAAAAGTTTTCTaaacctgttcgcttcagcttataagccggctgaaaagctgaaacgactgatttattatgagaaaaaaatactgtttggtggctgataagccgactgaataagccgAAGCGAACAGACCCCTAGCGTCTGTCTGACGAACATGGGACTTTTCAACGAGCAACGCTCCTTCAATTTGTGGGCGTGGACAAAACTGGTTCGTAGCTATCAAACGAAAATAGGCAGTaggtcccgtctacaatgcgaCTGACGAGCGTGTGTTTATCGTTTATCGAGCACTAGCGGCGCTTAGCGAGCACGATCAGTGTCAGTCGGCCTATTCCACTCCACGCCGGAGCTAGCAGGACGTCCAAGCTGAAAGGCAGGAGCAAATACGGCGGCGACGCTGCGGCGGTGGAGGGGTGGCACGTGGCAGGCGCCGGGCATGCGCAGCAAGCTGTGTTACGACGTCTTCACCGTCTCCGGCCTCCGCGTCGACGCCATCATCGAGGCGGGCCGCTTTCTCTGCTCCTTCGCCGCCATCCCTCCCCGCCTTACGGTATGTAAGAACTTGGGTGATACACTGCTGTTTCTTTTGTTTTAAGCTCTGGCACCGAATTTTTACTGCTTTTATTGAGGGTGAGAGGACCCTCTAGGCCTCTACCCTTCGTATAAAAAGCAACAGATGCCATCCTTattagaaaatatagaaatattCAAGTGCGTCAACATCATGTACCTCATGTCCTGAATGTCCTCCGCGTGAACGTGTGCGGAATTGTGGACAGCAGCACCGTCGTATAAAAAGCAACAGATGCCATCCTTATTAGAAAAGATAGAAATATCTGTCAGCATTTTAGATCAGTTGGTCTGTCAGCTACCACTACCACTGCTATTTTGTATGTAATCAATTTAGGACATGTGAAATCAGTTGGAAGTTGGAGCCACGAATGTAGTGTCCCGTGAGTCAGTTTTTGCTGTTTAGATGTTCACTTTCCGCAACATGTTTCCTGTCAGGAGGAAGGGAGAGGTGTTTGCTGTATTTTTTATTCAAACAAGAAACATGTTTGCTGTCCTGAAAATGAATTCACAAAGATTGCATAATTGATTTCATAGTGCGTATGAATACAGGGTGTGCATGCATGACAATGACATGTGGCATTTTCCACAGATGAGATAGTTTGGATCACTGGGAATTTTGGTGGTGTTGTTCGCGATCCAGAGGTTCGGGACTGATAAAGTCGGTTACTTGTTCGCCCCGATCAATCCTCCTTTGGCTTCTCATTGGGGGAGTTGGGGTTTACAACCTGATCAGGGCATTAAACCTGAAATACATCATCGACTATTTCTGAAGGAACAGGAAGAAAGGATGGGTCTCCCTTGGTGGCATACTCCTTTGTTTCACAGGTATACCACTCTATAGTGTGTCAACAAGTAGTGTCCAGCAGAACAAATAGTGGTTATTGCACTCGAATCAAAAGTCTGAACCGAACAATATACACAGATGTATTTCGATGAAGCACAAGCAAAGACAGACAGTCCAACCTGAGCATAAAAGGAATCCATCCAGTCCATGACTCCAATCAAATCCCTGTATAAATAAATAGCCCCCATCCGATCAATCCTCATCCTAACTCTTCGGTGCAACAGAACAACGTGGACGGAGCTAATTCTTCGGTGCCACCCATCAATCGTGACGCACAAGACCAGGAGCATACACCACCTGCACAACAGATCAAGAAGCAATCAGATCAAGAAGCAACCAAGCCAAGCCAATTTTATCAGATTCATTCATCAGAAGCAACCAATTTTGAGCCGCCAAGCCAATTTTATCAGATTCATTCATCAGAAGCAACCAATTTTGAGCCGCCAAGCCAATTTTATCAGATTCATTCATCAGAAGCAACCAATTTTGAGCCGCCAAGACATATCAAGAAGCAACCAAGCTCTACAGGCCGTGTAAGTCTTCCTCCCTGCTATCAAATCATGGTTTCCCTGACACAATAGATTTGTCATAGTTTAATAGCAGTGCAAATCGTTTCCCAGTGCTATGGTGCTTAGCTAACCTGATATAATTAGCATATAGTACTTTACTGAAGACCAACATTCTGAAGATAATCTGTGCTAACCTTGTATGCTTGCATGCATTAACACAGGCTGTAATTGGACCAAACTTAACACATGCATGGGGTGAACTGGCAGTAACTTCACATTTAAAAGAAAGGAAGCAACGATAGAAAAATTCTGAAGCATTGAAGGCTAAAGTACTTTTGAATCAATCACATAGAACATGACACAAGCATAATCAAATTGGATCATTAGAGTTCACAAGGACCTTAGACAAAATAATCCCACAAACCAGCACACACATCATGCAACTAAGAAACTAAGACTCAAAAATGAAGCAATCGTAAGCCAACGAGACACATCAACCTACAACTCTAGCGCATGGGTAACGCGTTCATCGCAGCACAATTCGGCAAGATCTGGACAAAAACCACCGTGTTAAAGAGCAAATCACTTGCGCTGCAGGAGGTGGGCGGATCCTTCTGCAGGTCCTTCAACTCCTTCAGGATCCTCTTCGACGCCATGGATCAAACCCTAAATCCCCAAAATCCACAGATCAAATCAATCCTAGGGTAGGGCTCCTCAGATCGAATCGATCGAATCAAGAGAGGGAGTACGGGGGCCCACTTACCGATCGATGCCGAGGAAATCAGGCGGGGGTGGAGCGGGGTCGGTGCGACGGCCGCCTCCCTCTCTTCTacgaggcgcgcggcggcgacggcgtgtcGCGGGGAGGGCTCGGCCACAAACGGGAGGAAGCGGGATGAAGACGGGCGGGGAGTCGTGGCCGCCTCCGGATGTTGCGCTTGACGAGGCCGTCGTCGCCCCCCGCCGCatagtcgccgccgccgcccagtgCGCGTGCGAGCGAGACGTGGAAACGAAGGAAAGAAGATAGGATAATTACGAAAGATTTGATATATTTCACAGTATCGTTTTAAGATCGTACCCTCGTACTGCATATACTATTTATACGTACTACAGCTTAAGATTTTAGTAGTATCTTAACCGTCGGATCTGAATCCTTTTCAAACAGTAGTATAAGGTAGTATTGTGTACAGTAAAACCTCGTCGAACAGTAGTATAATGTAGTATTGTGTATAGTAAAACCTCGTCGGTCAAGAACCGTTATATAATACAAAACATCAACAACACACATGCGCAGACTTCATGTGCACCCTATTCACATATACGTTATTCTCATTTTTGTAAATTGGTTTAATTTAGAATAAATAAACGAATATTAGCAGACTTCAAGGAAATCACATTTATGTGAGTTTCTGAATTGCTGGAACTGATGCTTTCTTCGATttgttaaataaaaaaattaaagatcAGCAAACTTTCAATAAGAAAGATACGGTGAGGGGGAGAATTGCCCGCCTAATCAAGTTGTAATGGAAGAACCAAATTCTAAACAACTGGTAAGATTATCAAATCCCTATAGAAAATTATGGACCATACTCGACACAAAGCAAAACAGCCTTCATAAATGTAGCAAGATCTACTCGAGTCTTGAGATATAAATGTAGCAAGAAATTTGTATGTGAAAGTATAAAGATGTATCTTTTCTTCCTCTTGAGTTTAAAAGTGCAAAGTGATCTCAAGGCACAATCCAAAACCACACCATGGTCAGGAGCAGAGCAGTCAGAACAAAGAAAGCGAAAAATAAATTTCAGCCAAGAAC
This window encodes:
- the LOC106804357 gene encoding serine/threonine-protein kinase CDG1-like — its product is MQVFRFARHRNIVGLLGYCCEETHNILVYEYICNNSLEWHLFDQSANLLEWNKRHASAIGIAKGMRFLHEECRAGPIIHLDLQPSNVLLTHDFVPMLGDFGFAKWKACKVSSETMILGPSGYLAPEHAEHGIASVKTDVFAFGILLFQLISGRKVLEEHGRWCTHILQWAEPLVETLALNILVDDRVKDTHDSYGLYHLAKAAYLCVRTNPEQRPSMGEVVRLIEVENENIQDLSQLFIPHFTN